Proteins from a genomic interval of Symmachiella macrocystis:
- a CDS encoding SRPBCC family protein, producing MPVFDYNFQVQAPLTAVRQFHSDTRALKRLTPPPTIVQLHQIEPLMEGSVSKFTLWVGPLPLRWKAVHYDVSEHGFTDVQEEGPAAQWRHTHSFTRVTDDVTAINEHIEYEHRSGFWGIVTRILFARPNLYLMFAYRKFATRWYLRRQLRD from the coding sequence ATGCCAGTGTTCGATTATAATTTCCAGGTTCAGGCACCGCTGACAGCCGTTCGGCAATTTCATTCCGATACCCGGGCGCTCAAGCGTCTCACTCCTCCCCCCACGATTGTTCAGCTACATCAAATCGAGCCGTTGATGGAAGGATCGGTTTCAAAATTTACGCTCTGGGTGGGGCCGCTGCCTCTACGCTGGAAGGCTGTGCACTATGACGTTTCGGAGCACGGTTTCACAGACGTTCAGGAGGAAGGGCCCGCTGCGCAATGGCGTCATACGCACTCCTTCACTCGTGTGACGGATGACGTCACGGCAATCAATGAACACATCGAATACGAGCATCGATCGGGATTTTGGGGAATCGTCACGCGGATTTTGTTCGCTCGTCCGAATCTGTATTTGATGTTTGCCTATCGAAAATTCGCCACGCGCTGGTATTTGCGACGGCAACTCCGCGACTGA
- a CDS encoding DinB family protein, with amino-acid sequence MTAIEFIKMSLENSKNWAMGLISDMSDAPLTQPTSAGGNHPLWILGHITCAESDLLDGFILGQPNRFPELQELFAMGSTPTLDADQYPTMDELMVKFETIRAATLAHLGTLTDADLDKPSHAPEEFGPFFGTVGACFGAMSIHSSFHAGQVADARRAAGRGPLMA; translated from the coding sequence ATGACCGCGATTGAATTCATCAAAATGTCGTTGGAAAACAGCAAGAACTGGGCGATGGGACTGATTAGCGATATGAGCGATGCGCCGCTCACGCAGCCAACCTCAGCGGGCGGGAATCATCCGCTCTGGATTCTGGGGCATATCACATGCGCCGAAAGCGATTTGCTGGACGGCTTTATCTTGGGACAGCCCAATCGTTTCCCGGAGTTGCAGGAACTGTTCGCGATGGGCAGCACTCCCACGCTTGATGCAGACCAATATCCGACGATGGACGAATTGATGGTCAAATTCGAAACCATCCGCGCCGCGACGCTGGCGCATCTCGGCACGCTGACTGACGCGGACCTCGACAAACCGAGTCACGCTCCAGAAGAATTTGGACCGTTTTTCGGGACGGTGGGAGCGTGCTTCGGGGCGATGTCGATTCACTCCAGTTTTCACGCTGGCCAAGTAGCAGATGCCCGCCGCGCCGCCGGACGCGGGCCGTTGATGGCGTGA